The following are encoded together in the Acaryochloris thomasi RCC1774 genome:
- a CDS encoding DUF2256 domain-containing protein: protein MARQGRSNPKPEKVCLVCDRTFTWRKKWANCWDDVKYCSERCRRRSSSADSDAADAS from the coding sequence ATGGCTCGACAAGGTCGATCAAATCCAAAGCCGGAGAAGGTTTGCTTGGTTTGCGATCGCACCTTCACCTGGCGCAAAAAGTGGGCCAACTGCTGGGATGACGTTAAATACTGCTCTGAACGCTGTCGCCGACGCTCCTCTAGTGCCGATTCAGATGCCGCAGACGCATCGTAA
- a CDS encoding diflavin flavoprotein, with product MTSTVTKAASATQARDVQVFPIGTDTLALRSRSWNRLRFEVEYALERGTTANSYIIRGEKTALIDPPGGTFTEIYLAKLKELSTPNGSSQQGDFFGRLWAQVRWVTQETIDVDQFGFNLKQLDYLILGHVNPNRAETLDVLLKLVPDLTIVCSNAGAAVLKTNLPDRELKLEIIKNSETQTLDLGKGHQLQFVPTPTPRWPGSLLTYDARTRILFSDKFFGAHRCGEAGFDEDAAGLREDRRYYYDCLMAAHVRQVNAALEKIKPLGARMYAPDHGPIARYGVQELMQSYENWGKQQQTNTEMVAVLYASAYGNTATIGDAIARGITKAGVQVESINCEAATTEEIQAAADKCDGFIIGSPTLGGHAPTQIQAALGLMLSTVPKDKPVGVFGSFGWSGEAIDLLQDKLRDAGYSFGFEPIKVKFKPTAATLKTCEEAGTDFAQGLKKAKKAKARRQGTTKLGGSQITPTEQAMGRIVGSLCILTAQQGEVSSGMLASWVSQATFTPPGLTVAVAKDRAVESLLYTKNSFVLNVLPEDNYQGLMKHFLKPFGPGEDRFADVETEEADNGGPILKDALSYLECEVENRMECGDHWVIYAVVKNGQVLQQNVKTALHHRKSGRTY from the coding sequence CCCGATTGGAACTGATACGCTAGCGTTGCGATCGCGAAGCTGGAACCGTCTTCGCTTTGAGGTCGAATATGCTCTAGAGCGGGGCACGACTGCTAATTCCTATATTATTCGCGGTGAGAAAACGGCCCTCATTGATCCGCCTGGAGGTACCTTCACTGAAATTTATCTTGCTAAGCTCAAAGAGCTTTCTACCCCAAATGGTTCTAGCCAGCAGGGTGATTTCTTTGGTCGCCTTTGGGCGCAGGTGCGCTGGGTGACTCAGGAGACAATTGATGTCGATCAGTTTGGCTTCAATCTGAAACAGCTTGACTACCTGATTTTGGGGCACGTTAATCCCAACCGGGCAGAAACGCTGGATGTACTGCTGAAGCTGGTGCCTGACCTAACGATTGTTTGCTCTAATGCTGGGGCTGCGGTTCTGAAAACAAACCTGCCTGACCGAGAGTTGAAGTTAGAAATCATCAAAAATAGTGAGACCCAAACCCTTGATCTGGGTAAGGGACATCAACTCCAGTTTGTGCCGACGCCTACTCCGCGCTGGCCCGGTAGTTTGCTCACCTATGATGCCCGTACTCGAATTTTATTCAGTGATAAATTCTTTGGTGCCCATCGCTGTGGAGAGGCGGGCTTTGACGAAGATGCAGCGGGTCTGCGAGAAGACCGGCGCTACTATTATGATTGTCTGATGGCGGCCCACGTCCGGCAGGTGAATGCTGCCCTTGAGAAGATTAAGCCCTTGGGGGCGCGTATGTATGCTCCTGACCACGGGCCGATTGCCCGCTATGGTGTTCAGGAGCTGATGCAGTCCTATGAAAATTGGGGTAAGCAGCAGCAGACGAATACGGAGATGGTGGCGGTGCTGTACGCTTCGGCCTACGGTAATACGGCGACGATTGGAGATGCGATCGCAAGGGGGATCACCAAAGCTGGAGTTCAGGTTGAGTCGATCAACTGTGAAGCCGCCACAACCGAAGAAATTCAGGCTGCCGCAGACAAGTGCGATGGTTTCATCATTGGTTCTCCCACGCTCGGGGGGCATGCGCCCACTCAGATTCAAGCGGCGCTGGGTCTGATGCTTTCCACCGTGCCCAAAGATAAGCCCGTCGGTGTATTCGGTTCCTTCGGCTGGAGTGGAGAAGCCATTGACTTGCTCCAGGACAAGCTGCGGGATGCAGGCTACAGCTTTGGCTTTGAGCCGATCAAGGTTAAATTCAAGCCCACCGCCGCCACCCTCAAAACCTGTGAAGAGGCCGGAACAGACTTTGCTCAGGGACTGAAAAAGGCGAAGAAGGCCAAAGCCCGTCGTCAGGGCACCACAAAGCTAGGGGGCAGTCAGATTACGCCGACAGAGCAGGCAATGGGACGAATTGTCGGTTCTCTGTGCATCTTGACGGCTCAGCAAGGCGAAGTCAGCAGCGGTATGTTGGCTTCTTGGGTGTCTCAGGCCACGTTTACGCCACCGGGTCTAACGGTGGCAGTGGCAAAGGATCGGGCCGTAGAGTCTCTGCTGTATACGAAAAATTCTTTTGTTCTCAATGTTTTACCAGAAGACAACTATCAGGGGTTGATGAAGCATTTCTTGAAGCCCTTTGGCCCTGGCGAAGATCGGTTTGCAGATGTTGAAACAGAGGAGGCTGACAATGGCGGTCCGATTCTCAAAGATGCGCTGTCCTATCTAGAATGTGAAGTCGAGAACCGCATGGAATGTGGTGACCATTGGGTCATTTATGCCGTTGTGAAGAACGGACAGGTGCTACAGCAGAATGTGAAGACAGCGCTGCACCACCGCAAGTCAGGGCGAACCTATTAG
- a CDS encoding SUMF1/EgtB/PvdO family nonheme iron enzyme, whose product MLLLTHKQITTGMGIKRRQFLLFGGTVFLSIASPRWAAAKSVREIRKIARQVTVKVITQGPSGSGVLIHKNGSIYTVLTAAHVVKNSNPEEEAYITTYDGETHPLNTQMVKMGAEADIAIATFSSDKSYRVTNVGKFKSLDVLDAVYVIGYPLADEAISVSTLTLTRGEVASIDSFEDGYGFSYTAVTKAGMSGGPVLDQGGQLIGIHGRAAGQRLQDVRIKDGLNLGIPVDTAIAAFGLGKNYQPPTEPPAEPAQAAAAEEPPPDAAPETPSAPQLSSFTFEVLGVDDQGQVRKRRIQSAQYYRQSLKDTVDLEMVYVPGGQFSMGSSVTEAHRQKNEGPRHTVTVPSFFMGKYPITQAQWQIIMGDNPSQFQGADLPVEGMSWLAAVEFCQKLSAATGQAYRLPSEAEWEYAARASTNTPFTIGKTLTTALANYDGRYTYGRGAKGTFRQTTTKVGTFAGNTFGLYDIHGQVWEWCQDHWHDTYEGAPTDGTAWINSGETNTRRVRRGGSWYEGPHTCRSAFRYRSSPDSSQNSFGLRVVCQALQSTSSVGYRSSKHLTVQRG is encoded by the coding sequence GTGCTTTTGTTAACCCACAAGCAAATTACAACGGGTATGGGAATCAAGCGTAGACAGTTTTTACTATTCGGAGGCACCGTATTTCTCAGCATCGCTTCTCCAAGATGGGCTGCAGCTAAATCAGTGAGAGAAATCCGCAAAATAGCCCGTCAGGTTACGGTAAAGGTAATTACCCAAGGTCCGTCTGGGTCTGGCGTTTTGATTCACAAGAACGGCTCGATTTATACCGTACTGACAGCAGCCCATGTGGTCAAAAACTCTAACCCAGAGGAAGAGGCCTATATCACGACCTATGATGGCGAAACTCACCCTCTCAACACCCAGATGGTCAAGATGGGGGCTGAAGCAGATATTGCGATCGCAACCTTCTCCAGCGACAAATCCTATCGCGTGACCAATGTGGGCAAGTTTAAATCCCTAGATGTCTTAGATGCGGTTTACGTGATCGGCTATCCTCTGGCCGACGAGGCAATCTCCGTTTCGACTCTTACCTTGACGCGGGGAGAGGTGGCTTCTATTGATAGCTTTGAGGACGGCTACGGCTTTTCTTATACAGCCGTGACCAAAGCAGGCATGAGTGGTGGCCCTGTTCTAGATCAAGGGGGTCAGTTAATTGGCATTCATGGTCGGGCCGCAGGACAGCGTCTCCAGGACGTTCGCATCAAAGATGGCCTTAATCTAGGTATTCCCGTAGACACGGCTATTGCAGCCTTTGGTTTAGGAAAAAACTATCAGCCCCCGACTGAGCCACCCGCCGAACCCGCTCAGGCTGCCGCAGCAGAAGAACCGCCCCCAGACGCTGCGCCGGAAACACCGTCAGCACCACAGCTATCCAGCTTTACCTTTGAGGTCTTGGGCGTTGACGACCAGGGCCAAGTGCGAAAACGTCGAATTCAGTCAGCCCAATATTATCGCCAGAGCCTCAAGGATACAGTGGACCTAGAGATGGTTTACGTACCGGGCGGGCAATTTAGCATGGGTTCATCCGTCACAGAAGCCCATCGGCAAAAAAATGAAGGTCCGCGACACACCGTCACAGTCCCTTCCTTTTTTATGGGGAAATACCCGATTACCCAAGCCCAATGGCAGATCATAATGGGGGACAACCCCTCGCAATTTCAGGGCGCTGACCTTCCAGTAGAAGGGATGAGCTGGCTAGCGGCAGTGGAATTTTGTCAAAAACTGTCTGCCGCCACGGGCCAAGCCTATCGCTTACCGAGCGAGGCAGAATGGGAATATGCGGCTCGGGCCAGCACCAACACACCGTTCACAATTGGCAAAACTCTAACCACAGCCTTAGCCAACTATGATGGCCGCTATACCTATGGTCGAGGCGCAAAGGGCACATTCAGGCAGACCACAACTAAAGTCGGAACATTTGCGGGAAATACCTTCGGCCTCTACGACATCCACGGCCAAGTTTGGGAATGGTGCCAAGACCACTGGCATGACACCTATGAGGGTGCCCCCACCGACGGTACAGCCTGGATCAACAGCGGGGAGACCAACACACGCCGAGTCAGGCGAGGCGGATCTTGGTATGAAGGCCCACACACCTGTCGCTCTGCATTTCGCTACCGCTCATCACCCGATTCCTCGCAGAACTCCTTTGGACTGAGGGTGGTTTGCCAAGCATTACAGTCGACCTCTTCAGTCGGTTACCGCTCATCCAAGCACCTTACAGTTCAAAGGGGATAG
- a CDS encoding DNA double-strand break repair nuclease NurA: MPMKPSELRQVLGQLETEFTDFSNHSTDVYQDYRRALKKVSNQAEAELTERLSDYEHPGARPLEALGHWSNWLIPSRLQWDNREQSLEWVRNHLADVTTFAVDGSQIFPSKDVSPPIALVQVGWFENPHSAAGDYQKDIRLLVMPPSELQVKRNGRPLDRQVGMRRFQMEVERIIEFMEAHPRCDDCLVFFDGSLVVTFAEAFDLECRAFYAEQIVNLLRASEQYRVPVVGYIDTSQACDVLQMLQCLEVLPETTLLNDAQLLGPAMKWGDRTPVFSCARSGDARGQGILSLYEEQEDAIAFLYMKANDNPPVRLEFPRWIFDEGKFDRILDYIRGEIIIGGGYPYVIETADQVAVLQACDRRMFYRMVQDWSTEASINIQFSRKMISKQLRRR; encoded by the coding sequence ATGCCGATGAAGCCATCTGAATTGAGGCAGGTTCTAGGGCAACTTGAAACTGAATTTACGGACTTTTCTAATCACTCCACCGATGTCTACCAAGACTATCGCCGAGCGCTTAAGAAGGTTTCAAACCAAGCCGAGGCTGAACTGACCGAACGGCTTTCTGATTACGAACATCCGGGTGCGCGTCCCCTAGAAGCATTGGGGCATTGGTCAAACTGGCTGATTCCCTCACGCCTGCAGTGGGACAACCGCGAACAGAGCCTAGAGTGGGTCCGCAATCACCTCGCAGACGTCACAACCTTTGCGGTGGATGGCTCTCAAATTTTCCCCAGCAAGGACGTTTCTCCACCCATTGCGCTGGTGCAGGTGGGCTGGTTTGAGAATCCCCACTCTGCGGCAGGCGACTACCAGAAAGACATTCGCCTACTGGTGATGCCCCCTTCTGAGCTTCAGGTTAAACGAAACGGTCGTCCCCTCGATCGTCAGGTGGGGATGCGGCGCTTCCAGATGGAGGTAGAGCGGATCATTGAGTTTATGGAGGCTCATCCCCGATGCGATGACTGTCTGGTCTTCTTTGATGGCTCTTTGGTGGTCACCTTTGCTGAGGCGTTTGATCTGGAGTGTCGTGCGTTCTATGCCGAACAGATTGTGAATTTGCTGCGGGCCAGTGAGCAATATCGGGTGCCGGTAGTGGGCTATATCGATACGTCTCAGGCCTGTGATGTGTTGCAAATGCTGCAGTGCCTGGAGGTTTTGCCAGAAACAACGCTCCTCAACGATGCTCAGCTTTTAGGACCAGCGATGAAGTGGGGTGATCGCACCCCTGTGTTCTCCTGTGCCAGATCGGGCGATGCGCGGGGGCAGGGAATTTTGAGTTTATACGAGGAACAAGAAGATGCGATCGCATTTTTATACATGAAAGCCAACGACAATCCCCCCGTGCGTTTGGAGTTTCCCCGCTGGATTTTTGACGAAGGAAAATTTGACCGGATACTAGACTATATACGGGGAGAAATCATTATTGGTGGCGGGTATCCCTACGTGATTGAAACCGCTGATCAGGTGGCAGTGCTGCAGGCTTGCGATCGCAGAATGTTTTACCGCATGGTTCAGGACTGGTCTACTGAAGCCTCAATTAATATTCAGTTTTCTCGCAAGATGATCAGTAAGCAGCTACGACGTCGATAA
- a CDS encoding COR domain-containing protein, whose product MPASIGQLVNLATLRLDSNQLTTVPPELGQLFNLTELDLGKNRLTTVPSELGQLANLTQLDLYNNQLTTVPPELGQLANLTRLDLRVNRLITLPPKLGQLANLTTLDLYRNWLTTVPPELGQLANLTQLDLYNNQLTTVPPELGQLANLTQLNLANNQLTTVPPELGQLANLTQLNLANNQLTTVPSELGQLANLTQLDLANSGHLVSPPPEVLRQGTRAILTYLREQQEAGERQWLSKLLVVGEGGVGKTSLLRALRGESFQEQQSSTHGIDIQALNLEHPNETDVTMTLNTWDFGGQEIYHATHQFFLTNRSLFLLTFNARLGYEQGKLIYWLKTIRANAPESPIILVATWTDERDADLPLSDLKQQFPQIRALLEVSNKTGNGVQALKQSITQTAADLPLMGELWPKSWLQLAQSVRQEEGQYTTPKQLWEQMKQCNVSKDSQSLLATYLHELGDILFFQDNPELNDLVILKPQWVTQKISKVLSAEAVIEANGIFTRQCMEELWHDLHPSLRDHFLELMEQFDLSYKIPEDPDDKSLVVERLEYEPPEFQTLWQQKQQEPNCKEISIKFQLSEILAGIPTWFIARQHRFTQNLHWRTGVLFGDHRENPRHLGLLRVERDTLTNADYVRLTVRGPMPHSFFDVLREGFELTLSRYPGLKITRLIPCPDPIHEECKHEFNYANLIKRLERTPPIETISCEQCLENISVTRLLFGLHYTTQDAVIAEIEKLRVSNQGSFDNLQNAIEEGFTELRELVQRELLREIRAVQKQLESPCPSVFVLRPDDRSFWQKDIGSQRINLQLYCEHPGCFHPVQNGGLYAIDNPKKWLKAMAPHLNRLFGILKYVTPVVGPWLNISAPVYSELIKNDLALSKALIDKLPEITFDDDNRSFIDPDDPRANVLGDSLKTRKISGAALRTLNEFLKRKDPDQVWGGLTRTKTPEGDVLWLCQEHIKEIYPSSR is encoded by the coding sequence TTGCCAGCATCAATTGGGCAGTTGGTCAATCTGGCGACGCTTCGCCTCGACAGCAATCAATTGACGACCGTCCCCCCCGAATTGGGACAACTGTTCAATCTGACTGAGCTTGACCTCGGCAAAAATCGACTGACGACGGTCCCCTCTGAATTGGGACAACTGGCCAATCTGACACAGCTTGACCTCTACAACAATCAGCTAACGACCGTCCCCCCTGAATTGGGACAACTGGCCAATCTGACAAGGCTTGACCTTCGCGTAAATCGACTGATCACGCTTCCCCCTAAATTGGGGCAACTGGCCAATCTGACGACGCTCGACCTCTACAGAAATTGGCTAACGACCGTCCCCCCTGAATTGGGACAACTGGCCAATCTGACACAGCTTGACCTCTACAACAATCAGCTAACGACCGTCCCCCCTGAATTGGGACAACTGGCCAATCTGACACAGCTTAACCTCGCCAACAATCAGCTAACGACCGTCCCCCCTGAATTGGGACAACTGGCCAATCTGACACAGCTTAACCTCGCCAACAATCAGCTAACGACCGTCCCCTCTGAATTGGGACAACTGGCCAATTTGACACAGCTTGACCTCGCCAACAGTGGCCATCTGGTGTCTCCACCACCTGAAGTGCTGAGGCAGGGAACTCGGGCAATCTTAACTTACTTACGGGAGCAACAAGAGGCTGGCGAACGCCAGTGGCTATCCAAGTTGCTAGTGGTTGGGGAAGGTGGCGTCGGTAAAACCTCTTTGCTCCGTGCTCTACGGGGCGAATCGTTTCAAGAACAGCAGTCATCTACTCACGGGATTGACATACAAGCTCTTAACCTCGAGCATCCGAATGAAACGGATGTCACCATGACCCTCAACACCTGGGATTTTGGTGGCCAAGAGATCTACCATGCCACCCACCAATTTTTCCTCACCAATCGCTCTTTATTCCTACTCACCTTCAATGCCCGTCTCGGCTACGAGCAAGGGAAGCTAATCTACTGGCTTAAAACCATCCGCGCCAACGCGCCAGAGTCCCCCATCATTCTTGTGGCCACCTGGACGGATGAACGCGACGCCGACTTGCCCCTTTCAGATCTAAAGCAGCAATTTCCCCAAATCCGTGCCCTTCTCGAAGTCAGCAATAAAACTGGCAATGGAGTGCAGGCACTCAAACAGTCCATTACCCAAACCGCAGCCGATTTACCCCTGATGGGCGAACTATGGCCCAAATCCTGGCTTCAACTGGCTCAATCTGTTCGCCAAGAAGAGGGCCAATACACAACCCCCAAGCAGCTATGGGAGCAGATGAAGCAGTGCAATGTCTCTAAAGATAGCCAATCTTTACTGGCCACCTATCTGCATGAGCTAGGCGACATTCTCTTTTTCCAAGATAATCCTGAGCTTAACGACTTGGTCATTTTGAAACCCCAATGGGTAACGCAAAAAATCAGCAAAGTGTTATCAGCCGAGGCGGTGATTGAGGCCAACGGCATTTTTACCCGTCAGTGTATGGAAGAACTCTGGCACGACCTTCACCCCAGCTTGCGCGACCACTTTCTCGAATTAATGGAGCAGTTTGATCTCTCCTACAAAATTCCTGAAGACCCCGACGACAAAAGCCTGGTGGTTGAACGCCTCGAATATGAGCCACCCGAATTCCAAACTCTCTGGCAGCAAAAGCAGCAAGAGCCGAACTGCAAAGAGATTTCCATAAAATTTCAGCTCAGCGAAATCTTAGCAGGCATTCCCACTTGGTTTATCGCCCGTCAACACCGGTTCACTCAAAATCTACACTGGCGCACTGGCGTCCTATTTGGCGATCACCGTGAAAATCCTCGTCATCTTGGACTCCTGCGCGTTGAGCGCGATACCCTCACCAATGCTGACTATGTGCGCCTCACAGTCCGTGGCCCTATGCCTCACAGCTTTTTCGATGTCTTGCGAGAAGGCTTTGAACTCACCCTCAGCCGCTATCCAGGCTTAAAAATTACCCGCCTCATTCCTTGCCCAGACCCGATCCACGAAGAATGTAAACACGAGTTCAACTACGCCAACCTGATTAAGCGTCTAGAACGCACACCCCCTATCGAAACAATCTCTTGTGAGCAATGTCTGGAGAATATTTCAGTCACCCGCCTACTCTTTGGTCTTCACTACACCACCCAAGATGCCGTGATCGCTGAGATCGAAAAACTTCGCGTCTCTAACCAAGGAAGCTTTGATAACCTTCAAAACGCAATAGAAGAAGGGTTTACTGAACTGCGAGAGCTGGTACAACGCGAGCTACTCCGGGAAATTCGTGCCGTGCAAAAGCAGCTTGAGTCCCCCTGTCCCAGCGTATTTGTTCTCCGCCCCGACGATCGCTCCTTCTGGCAAAAAGATATCGGCTCCCAACGCATCAACCTCCAGCTCTACTGCGAACATCCCGGATGTTTCCATCCGGTACAGAACGGCGGCCTCTACGCCATTGATAATCCCAAGAAATGGCTAAAAGCGATGGCCCCCCACCTCAACCGCCTCTTTGGCATTTTGAAATACGTCACCCCCGTCGTCGGCCCCTGGCTCAACATCTCAGCCCCCGTCTACAGCGAACTGATCAAAAATGACCTAGCCCTCAGCAAAGCCTTAATCGATAAGCTACCGGAAATCACCTTCGACGATGACAACCGCAGTTTTATCGACCCTGACGACCCTAGAGCCAATGTACTGGGTGACAGCTTAAAAACTCGCAAGATCAGCGGCGCAGCCCTACGCACCCTAAACGAATTCCTCAAGCGAAAAGATCCCGATCAAGTTTGGGGCGGCCTAACGCGCACCAAAACCCCCGAAGGCGATGTACTGTGGCTTTGCCAAGAGCACATCAAAGAAATTTATCCCTCCTCCAGATGA
- a CDS encoding DASH family cryptochrome → MGAHRILIWFRNDLRLHDHEPLTQALRLGAQVIPLYCFDPRQFTTTPFGFDKTGAMRSQFLTESVTDLQNSLRALGSNLIVRHERPEIVIPQLVQALDLSAIYFHREATSEELAVAKGVEAAVQIPCQRFWGATLYHPDDLPVEISRIPELFTHFRKQVEKQSTVRPSFPTPKNLPPLPNIDAGAIPTLSALDLSPVEPNPRAVLSFQGGETAGRARLHDYIWGQDCLRRYKQTRNEMLGANYSSKFSPWLALGCLSPRLIYEHVQSYETERVRNDSTYWMVFELLWRDFFRLIAAKHGTHLFRQSGLRGLDLPWQTDTDAFECWRQGKTGYPLVDANMRELKLTGFMSNRGRQNVASFLTKNLGINWQWGAEWFESQLIDYDVCSNWGNWNYTAGVGNDAREFRYFNILKQSRDYDAKGDYVRHWLPELAKVPRAKVHEPWRLTAEEQARLNLRLGQDYPQPMVDFQQSIAANQKRFAVQQG, encoded by the coding sequence ATGGGTGCTCACCGAATTCTGATCTGGTTTCGGAACGATCTGCGGCTCCATGACCATGAGCCGCTGACGCAGGCGCTGAGGCTGGGGGCACAGGTTATTCCCCTTTACTGCTTTGACCCTCGGCAATTTACGACGACGCCTTTTGGTTTTGATAAGACAGGGGCGATGCGATCGCAATTCCTCACAGAAAGCGTGACCGATCTCCAGAACTCGCTACGAGCTCTAGGTAGCAACCTAATCGTGCGCCACGAACGCCCTGAGATTGTCATCCCACAGCTTGTTCAAGCTTTAGATCTCTCTGCTATCTATTTCCACCGAGAGGCAACGTCTGAGGAACTGGCGGTCGCAAAAGGCGTTGAAGCGGCTGTCCAGATTCCCTGCCAGCGCTTTTGGGGAGCAACACTGTACCACCCCGATGATTTGCCCGTGGAGATCTCACGAATTCCAGAACTTTTCACGCACTTCCGTAAGCAAGTGGAAAAGCAATCGACGGTGCGCCCCAGCTTCCCGACACCCAAGAATCTGCCACCGCTGCCCAATATCGATGCAGGCGCAATCCCCACACTGTCAGCACTAGATTTATCGCCCGTTGAACCTAATCCACGCGCCGTACTGTCTTTTCAGGGCGGCGAAACGGCTGGGCGAGCCAGACTCCATGACTATATTTGGGGGCAGGACTGCCTCAGGCGCTATAAGCAAACCCGTAACGAGATGCTGGGGGCCAACTACTCTTCTAAGTTTTCGCCCTGGCTGGCCTTAGGCTGTCTCTCACCTCGTCTAATTTATGAGCATGTCCAATCCTACGAAACCGAACGGGTTCGCAATGACTCGACTTACTGGATGGTGTTTGAGCTGCTGTGGCGAGATTTCTTCCGGCTGATCGCGGCAAAGCACGGCACTCACCTATTCCGTCAATCCGGGCTGAGGGGACTTGATCTGCCCTGGCAAACCGATACTGACGCCTTTGAATGCTGGCGGCAGGGAAAAACGGGCTATCCGCTAGTGGACGCCAATATGCGAGAGCTGAAGCTAACGGGCTTTATGTCCAATCGCGGTCGTCAAAATGTAGCAAGCTTTTTGACTAAAAATCTGGGCATTAACTGGCAGTGGGGAGCAGAGTGGTTTGAATCGCAGCTGATTGACTACGATGTCTGCAGCAACTGGGGCAACTGGAACTACACCGCTGGAGTGGGCAACGATGCCCGAGAGTTCCGCTATTTCAATATTCTCAAGCAGTCCCGTGATTATGATGCGAAGGGAGACTATGTTCGTCATTGGCTCCCAGAACTGGCAAAGGTGCCTCGCGCCAAGGTCCATGAGCCTTGGCGGCTGACGGCAGAAGAGCAAGCGCGCCTGAACCTTCGACTCGGCCAGGACTACCCTCAGCCAATGGTGGATTTCCAGCAGTCGATTGCCGCCAATCAAAAGCGTTTTGCCGTTCAGCAGGGATAG
- a CDS encoding type II toxin-antitoxin system VapC family toxin, with translation MAYLLDTCVISDFSRGDPNTLQKLKTTPPIEIFISAVTCMEVYYGFKLNPNRAAKIQSVINSLLASVTVLPFDIKSAKQAAHIRCVLKTAGTPIGAYDVLIAATALVHGLTAVTSNVREFQRVSGLEIENWR, from the coding sequence ATGGCCTATTTACTGGATACCTGCGTGATCAGTGACTTTTCCCGAGGTGATCCCAACACGCTACAGAAGTTGAAAACCACGCCACCAATCGAGATCTTCATCTCAGCCGTAACTTGCATGGAAGTGTACTACGGTTTTAAGCTCAACCCCAATCGAGCAGCCAAGATTCAATCAGTGATTAATAGCCTATTGGCCTCTGTGACTGTTCTACCCTTTGACATTAAATCAGCAAAACAGGCCGCACACATTCGGTGTGTACTCAAAACTGCCGGAACGCCAATTGGAGCTTACGATGTTCTGATTGCTGCAACTGCTCTCGTTCATGGATTAACCGCGGTCACATCTAACGTTCGAGAATTTCAGCGGGTTTCAGGTTTAGAAATAGAAAACTGGCGATAG
- the psbQ gene encoding photosystem II protein PsbQ, which yields MKVKFKQFCKSLLVTVCMAGLLLLTSVNTLTPAAVAASDQVQLYTDSVQSLKDRVPELEPLIQSQNWNGIKTFLRGPLGELGIRLSRLEGALPKSDLTQYRRSVQNLQDHLQKLDVAASKRNVKVAATAYQSILNDFEQIL from the coding sequence ATGAAAGTCAAGTTCAAGCAATTTTGTAAATCACTCTTGGTCACCGTCTGCATGGCGGGGCTACTGCTACTCACTAGCGTCAATACTTTGACCCCAGCAGCCGTTGCCGCAAGCGACCAGGTGCAGCTCTATACCGATAGTGTGCAGTCCCTTAAAGATCGCGTCCCTGAGCTAGAGCCACTCATTCAATCACAGAACTGGAATGGTATTAAAACCTTCCTCCGTGGTCCGTTGGGTGAGCTAGGGATCCGTCTGAGTCGATTAGAAGGTGCATTGCCAAAATCTGACCTGACCCAGTACAGACGCTCTGTCCAAAATTTGCAGGATCATCTTCAAAAACTAGACGTTGCCGCCAGCAAAAGAAATGTAAAAGTTGCCGCAACGGCCTATCAATCAATACTGAATGACTTTGAGCAGATTCTATAA
- a CDS encoding ribbon-helix-helix domain-containing protein, producing MNFNVYVEDQLVERLELLAKQQGKKRNTIIREALEAWTTLNLPAAWPDNVLTYSGSTDGIVYESYRNELLPPTDPEL from the coding sequence ATGAACTTTAACGTTTACGTCGAAGATCAGCTCGTAGAACGCCTAGAACTTCTTGCAAAACAACAAGGGAAAAAACGCAACACCATTATTCGAGAAGCGTTAGAAGCGTGGACCACGTTGAATCTACCTGCGGCTTGGCCTGATAACGTTTTGACCTATTCAGGTAGCACCGACGGGATTGTTTATGAGTCCTATCGCAATGAGCTATTGCCGCCCACCGATCCAGAGCTTTGA